The genome window TCATTCGAATTGCCCGTCACCAAGCCGGAGAACGCCACCTACTACTGCGCGCCTGGGGACGTCTGCTACACCTTGGGGCATAAGGAATTCACCATCATGTACGGCGACAACAACTGCCGGATGCCTTACGGCAACGTCCAGGAGAACGTCTTCGCCGTGATCAAGAACAAGATGCGCAAGTTCCAGGAAGTCTGCCAGCTCATCCGGCTCACCGGAGCCAAGGATTACGTCATTCGGCTGAAATAGCACCGGGATAGACAGGCGGGGTGGGGAAGCAGGCCTGACGGCCTGCTCTCCCCACTCTCCCCGAAGGGGGCGGGCATGTGAACTCGAGATTCCGGGAGTCCGTCGAGGCGCCGGTAGTGACGGTTGAGGGCGACCATCCGGAGGCCGTCCCGCAGGGAGCGGTCGGCGAGGGCGTTCCCCAGCTCGACGTGAAGGAGAAACTCTCCGGCACGGCCGTCTACACGGATGACCTGGTCATGCCGGGGATGCTCTACGGGAAGGTCCTCAGAAGCCCCTTTCCACACGCCATGGTAAGGGGCATCGACACCAGTAAGGCCAAGCGGGTTC of Bacillota bacterium contains these proteins:
- a CDS encoding DUF3830 family protein: MPKNPEELLKTFRSVWPPLVDRVIEPQYKTLIMDIEGEEFELALLEKVAPNISAAFLKILPLKGHLIHAAWSGEVIRQLESFELPVTKPENATYYCAPGDVCYTLGHKEFTIMYGDNNCRMPYGNVQENVFAVIKNKMRKFQEVCQLIRLTGAKDYVIRLK